The Aestuariibius sp. HNIBRBA575 nucleotide sequence CGAAACAGACACCGACCATTGGCACATCCGCGGCATAAGCTGCGCGAATGAACTCTTCTAGTGGGGGGATGAAAGCGTGTTCTTCGTAGGCGCCATGTCGTGATCCGGTGATCAGCCAACCATCCGCTTGGTCAACATCGGTAGGGAATTGCATGTCCACGACGCTCCAACTTTGGAACGTGAATCCCTGCCCATCAAGCAGGGTTTCAAACATCGGGGCATAGGTCCCATAATCAGGTTTCATTTCATCAGGCAAATGCCCGGTGATTAGGATGCCGATTTTCATGTTATCGCCTATTTGATCAAATTTCAGCGCAGGCTAAAACCAGAACGTTTATGATGCAAGCCTAGCGGATCAAATTGGGTCGGATGCGCATCTTGGTACGTTGATTGCCGGGCAGATGCCTGTTCAGACGCCGGTTGATCACCCCAAAAATCCCGATCACGACAAGCGTCAACAAGATGAAATAACCGGCCAAAATCGGGTAGGGTATGAACGGGTTAAACGTTTTATCCGCAAAATACCGCGCGTAATACAGCGCATCCCCCTGTTGGCCACGTGCAGGAAACCCTGAGAAAAACACCAAAGTTGTGGCGTGGAACAAGAAGATAGCTTCGTTGGTGTAGCTTGGCCATGCAAGGCGCAGCATTGTGGGCCAAACGATCCGGCGAAACCGTGGCATGCCGGTAATTCCATAGGCGTCGGCAGCTTCGGTGTCGCCTTTGGGGATGGATTGCAGCGCCCCATAAAAGATTTCACCGGAATAGGCGGCCGTGTTCAGGAACAAAACGATCAGCGCCCCCAACCAAGCCGAGGTGAATGGATCAAAGAAATCATATTGGCCTTTGAGGGATAGAAACACAAAATAGGCAAAGAAAAACTGAATGAACAAAGGCGAGCCGCGGAACAAAAAGATGAACCATTCCGCAGGTTTACGCAGCCACCAATTGGTCGATGCCTTGCCAAGCGCCACAGCCGTCGCCAGGGCAAACCCCGTGACCAATGCCAGCACGCCGAAATAAATGTTCCACAACAGACCAGAACCGATCAGCGTGAATTGCTGACACAATGTAAAGTCGGAACGCGGCAAAAGCCTTTCGCCATGACCCAATGAACGTAGGCCATAATCCGCGATTGTTTCCCAACAACTCATGCTGCGGCCTTTCGCTGAGCTTCGCCACCGGCGGTGGCTTGGCCACGTGTTAAACGTTGCATAATGCGGTCCAAAACGATTTCCGAAACACGGGTAAAGGCGAGGTAAAACACCAGCAAAGCGAGGAAATACCACATGCGCCAATCGCCATGCGGATAGTCGGTAAATTGCGGCGTTTTGGTGCCACCCAATTCACGCGCCCAATACACGATATCTTCGACGCCCAAGAGGAACAGCAGGGGGGTGGCCTTGATCAAAACCATCCACAAATTGCTGAGGCCGGGCAGGGCATAAACCCACATTTGCGGCACAATGATCCGCCAAAAAGATTGACGATGCGACATGCCATAGGCTTCGGCGGTTTCGACCTGAGCGCGAGGCACGGCCCGCATGGCACCAAACAGAACATTGGCGACGAAAGCCCCGAAAACAATGGCAAATGTCAAAACAGCAAGGCTGAAGCCATAGGTTTCATGCACCCATTGTGGCGAGGTTGAGAGGGGCAGTTTTGCCTCGGCGCAGACCAAAAAGTCGCTGCCTTGGCGGATCGGATCGGTCCAGTCGGGGCACTTCACCTGATGGCGCAGCCACTCAAACCCTTGGTCCAATGCGATCACAAAAAACAGAAAAAATGCGATGTCAGGCACGCCCCGAACAACCGCGATATAGGCCTTGCCGATCCAAGAGAGTGGCGCGAATTGCGACCGGGCAGATGTTGCACCAACAAAGCCAAAGGCCATCGACAAAGGCGCAGTGATGGCCAGCAACAGCAACACGGTGCCAAAGGCCGAATAGAAGGCAAGGTGCTTGCCTGTGGTCAGGTAGCACGACAGCCAAGTCAGGCCCGTGAGCGTTTCAGGATCGGTGCAATATGAATACATGGCCGCGCTATTTTTAAGGCGCGGCAGGGGGATCCCGCCGCGCCGATTTCTAACTTAGTAAGTTGCGGCGTCTTCGCCGAACCACTTGATGATCATGGCGTTCAATGTTCCGTCTTCTTTCATCGAAGTGATCGCAGCGTCGAACTTTTCTTTCAGCTCAGCGTCGGATTCACGCAGGCCCATGCCAACGCCGCCGCCCAACTGAACGTCAGCGGCTGCAAATGTCAGCTCACCGCCAGAGGCTTCGACCAGTGGAACCAGATAATCTTTGTCCGCAAAAACTGCGTCTGCTTCGCCGTTACGAACGGCTGCGACGGTTTCTTCTGGGGTGGCGAATTCGATCAATGCAGCACCAGATTCAGCAACATGTGCGGCCTGAATGGTTGCGGCCTGCGCGGCAACAACACCACCGGTAACATCAACATCCGCAGACAATGCCACATATGCTGAGGATGCTGGCGGGATGTAGTTTTGAGTGAAATCAATGACTTCGTCGCGTTCGTCGGTGATAGACATGCCCGCGATGATGGTGTCATAGTTTGACGATACAAGGTTCGGGATGATGCTGTCCCATTCGTTTGTCACCCACTCACAGGTCAGTTCTGCGCGCGCGCACAGCTCGTCACCGAGTTCGCGCTCAAAGCCGTCCACTTCGCCGTTATCATTCAAAAAGTTATACGGAGGGTAGGCGCCCTCGGTGCCCATGCGTACGACGGAATGTCCGTCAGCCAAGGCAAAACCAGCGGTGATCGCAAGCGCAGCAGTCGTCAGTAAAAGTTTCATCATGTGTCTCCCGTTGATGAATTAGTGGGCCGTGTGGGACAGAAATCCCCGCAGCCTCTCGGTTTTTGGATTGCCAAATAGGTCCTTTGGCGCGCCTTCTTCTTCGATTTTTCCTTGGTGCAGGAACACGACATGATCTGACACATCCGCGGCCAGCTTCATATCATGGGTGACGATCACCATCGTACGCCCTTCGGTTGCCAAGTCTTTGATAACTTTGACAACCTCTTGTTCCAGCTCGGGGTCAAGCGCAGAGGTCGGTTCGTCAAACAACAGCGCCTGCGGTTCCATACATAACGCGCGCGCAATGGCGGCACGTTGTTGCTGGCCGCCGGACAATTGTGCGGGGTAAACGTCGCATTTATCGCCGATGCCCACCTTATCCAGATATTTACGCGCCGATGCTTCGACTTCGTTTGGGTCCCGTTTCAGGACCGTGACCGGCGCTTCCATCACGTTTTGCAGGATGGTCATGTGTGCCCACAGGTTAAACTGTTGAAACACCATCGATAGATTGGTTCGGATGCGGATCATCTGGGCTTTGTCCGCGGGGCGGCGGGCCAGGCCTTCGCCTTTCCAGGTGACAGGTTCGTCATTGAACATCACATCGCCCATTTGACTGTCTTCCAGCAAATTTGCGCAGCGCAGCAATGTGGATTTTCCAGATCCAGAGGATCCGATCAACGACACCACATGTCCGGCAGGCGCGACAATATCGACGCCTTTCAGCACTTCTAGTGAGCCATAGCTTTTGTGAAGATTTCGAATCTCGATAACGTTTTTAGTCACGTTTGGCAGCCATCCTTGTTTGGCATGAAGTAAGACTTGTTTTACCGGCAAATGCAACGTCACCCTGTTCATTAACCTAGGGTAAATTCGGGCAAAACGACCTAATTTCAGTCGGTTTGTAGCATTGCAGGGGTTGGAACGTCTAAAAACTGATCCATTGAGATATCAGCGATTCCCCACAGGTTCAGGATTTTTTGATCCTCAACAGCAAGCTGATCAAGGGCCGCGCCCACGGCCTGACGGATGCGGGCGGCATCATTTGATTTGGCGGTGATGTAGGGCATGGCGGGGGTCGCGGCCGTGCGTCCAACCGTGGTGAGTTGCGTGGCGATCCCGTTCTCAGCTTGGATCATGTTCCACGTCACCGCGTCCAAACTGGCAATATCTGCCTTGCCAAAGGCAACGTCAGCAGCTGAATTGCGGTGACCGCCGGAAAAATAAGTGTTGGTCAGTGTCACGTTCTGATCGGCCAGATGGGTGATCGGGGCGGCCCAGCCAGATTGCGAATGATCCTGATTAAAGGCAAATTTCAGATCGGCCCAATCTTCGGGCAGGTCTGTTTCACTGCCGCGGCGCATGACAAAAACGCTATAATAATACCCGGGTTCTGCATGTGGCAGCCCATAATCAGGGGCGCCAACCAATGCGACCTGATCATGCAGTTTGCTGCGATAGGGCAGGCCGCAAGTCTGGGAAAACACCAATTCAGGATTGATCCAATGGTCCCAAATATCCCCTGACCGGGTCAGGGCAGACGGCGCGGCGATCCCTGTCGCCTGCAGCGCATCCCGTATCAACCCCCAAAGCCGATCATTCGCGCCAATGGTGGCAGGCGCATCATACATGGGCAGGCTGGCGATCAAGCGCTGCGGGCCTCGACCCGGCGGCGGGCATGGGCGCTGTCTTGGTCTTTGACGCCCAACATCGGTGCCACCATGCGAATCAACGCGTCTTCGTCGTGATCACGCACACCATCGGCCAGCACCACTTCCCAAAGGGCTTCGATCACCGCTTCGCGATCCTCGTAGGCCACGGCGTCTTTGATCGCGCGGGTGAACCGCACGGTGTCTGGCGCTTCGTGTTCGATCGCTTCGCATTGGGCGCGCAATTGCGCGGCTTCAACTTGGTTCAAGTCATAGCGCGCTGACAGGATTCGGTCGATCCGGGCGATTTCTGCGACGGCATATTCGCCGTCCGATTTGGCCAAACGGACCAACAATGCCCCAAGAGCAAGACGTGCATCGACGTCTTGAAACGGTTCCGGGGCCTGCCCGGTTAAACGGCGGAAAAATTCTGATATCATAGGTCTGATATAGGCATCCCAGCGGGGCGCGCCAATATGTTAATTCAGCTAGCCAGTCACATCTGCCAACAAAGCTGCGACCCGTTCTGGTGCCACACCAAAGGCTTCGCTGGCCATCGCAACCACATCCTCTTCGCTGCTGTGTTTTTGCCCATCCGCAACAGAAATGACCCACATCGCGCGCACCATGGCTTCACGGTCTTCTTCTGATACGTCGCGGGTTATGATCGCGGCCATGTCTTTGGTAGAGGGCAGGGCGGTTTCTAGTTTTTCACAAGATGCCCGCATCCGCGCGGCCTCTAACGGGTTTAAATCGAACCGATCCATCAGAATTTTGTCAATCTGTTCAATCTCTTGAAATAAATAGGCTTTGTCGGCTTTTGCGATCCTGACCAACAAGGCCCCCAATGCATGTTGTGCATCCTCGGGTGCCATCGGGGTCACCAAGGGGTCGGATTTGAAATGGGACAGCAGGCGTTCAAACATGGCAAAGCTCCTTGGAATTGAAGTCATGCTGGTACAAGCCGCACAGGGTTTCAACGGGGAAAAATATTTTTGCGGTGTCTTGTTGTGTGAAACAGGTTGCTGGGCTGCGGCTATCCCCTCATAGTTGATTTGGGTGATGTTTTTACCCGTTCAAATGTTTTTCTGTGAGGATGATGACTTTGCGTATTCTTAGCCGACCGCTCTCTTTGGCTTGTCTGATGGGGGCGATGATTGCGGGCCCTCATGCCGCTGCGGCGGACGATGTTGTAGCACAGGCCGACTGGCCGTATCTGGGGGTCAGCTGGAGCAGCGGATCAACTACCCATTACCGGTTTGACGTGTTTAACTCTGACGGGAAAGTAATGCTATGTGGTGCGATTGCGACGCGCGGACGGGGCACAGCAGCCCAGCAATTTACCCGGGCCCTAAAAAACGATCTGGTTTTGCGCATCAATGATGAACAGGTGGAACGCAACTTGAGTTTTTTCCGTACTGTTGGGTCACGCTATTTAGCAGATCAATTGATTGGCGCAGCAGCCAATTGCGAAGTTCTGGATGTGGATTTCCCGTCGGGGGAATTTAGCTATTGGGTTGGTCCGCCAAATTCCAGCGGCAGCTACCGCGTTGATCGCTAATAAAAAACCGGTGCAGATTATCTCTGCACCGGTTTTCGGTGAATGAAATCTGGCGAGACGAGCCTGTTAAACCAACCGGGAATTATCAACGGCGGCCCGCACGAAATCGGCGAACAAAGGATGCGGCAGGAACGGTTTAGATTTCAGCTCGGGGTGGAATTGAACGCCGATAAACCACGGGTGATCCTTCCATTCGACGATTTCTGGCAGCCGGCCATCCGGGGACATGCCAGAGAATTGCAAACCGCATTCTTCCAATTGTTTGCGATACTTGATGTCGACCTCATAGCGGTGACGATGGCGTTCTTCGATGGCTGTTCCGCCATAAATCTCGGCGACTTTGGACCCTTCGGTCAGGACCGCATCATAGGCGCCCAGACGCATAGTGCCGCCTTTGTCATCGTCGGTTTTGCGCTGTACCTTGGCGTTGCCCTGCACCCATTCCTTTAGGTGATATACCACAGGTTCGAACCGTTTTTTGCCTGCTTCGTGGTCAAACTCTTCGGACCCGGCTGCGGTCAGACCGGCCACGTTACGGGCCGCTTCGATAACGGCCATTTGCATGCCCAAACAAATACCCAAATAAGGCACTTTGCGTTCGCGGGCGAATTGCGCGGCTTTGATTTTGCCTTCTGTGCCGCGTTCGCCAAATCCGCCGGGCACCAGAATCGCATCATAGCCTTCTAGGTAGGGGGCGGCGTCTTCACTGTCGAATACTTCGGCATCGACCCATTCCACTTTGACGCGGACCCGGTTGGCCATGCCACCATGTGTCAGGGCCTCTTTGATGGATTTGTAGGCGTCTTCCAGTTGGATATATTTGCCGACAATCGCCACTTTGACTTCGCCGTCTGTGTTTAATGTGCGGTCCTGAACGTCGCGCCATTTGCCCATCGACGGTTGCGGGGCAGGGGAAATGCCAAAGGCATCCAAGACGGCCTGATCCAGACCTTGTTCGCGATAGGCCAGCGGGGCTTCGTAGATCGATTTCAGATCATACGCCGCGACAACCGCCTCTTTGCGCACGTTACAGAACAGCGCGATTTTTTCGCGCTCGCGATCTGGAATAGGGTGTTCGGACCGGCAAACCAACACATCAGGCGCGATCCCGATGCTTTGCAATTCTTTGACGGAATGCTGGGTTGGCTTGGTTTTCAATTCACCGGATGCGGCCAGATAAGGCAGCAATGTCAGGTGCATAAAGATACATTCGCCCCGCGGTCGCCCATGGGCAAACTGGCGGATGGCCTCAAAGAAGGGCAGACCTTCGATATCGCCAACCGTACCGCCAATTTCGCATAGCATGAAATCAACTTCGTCATCCCCAACAGCGAGGAAATCTTTGATTTCGTTGGTGACATGGGGCACCACCTGAATGGTTTTGCCCAGATAATCGCCGCGCCGTTCCTTTTCCAGCACACTGGAATAGACCCGCCCGGAGCTGACAGAATCAGTGTTGCGCGCCGCAACCCCGGTGAACCGTTCGTAATGACCCAGGTCCAGATCGGTTTCTGCCCCGTCATCGGTCACAAACACTTCGCCATGTTCAAACGGCGACATCGTGCCGGGATCGACGTTCAGATAGGGATCCAATTTCCGCAATCGAACAGAAAACCCGCGTGCCTGTAACAACGCGCCAAGCGCCGCAGACGCCAGGCCTTTGCCCAGCGAAGATACAACACCACCAGTAATGAAAACGTAACGCGCCATGTTCGGCTGTCCCCCGTGAATTCGTAGCTATGCGAAAACGGCCTTAGATAGGCCCTATCACGGGATTTAAGAATAACAGGATTCGCCCCGGCCCCGCAACCGAAACACGCAATATCATGTTGAACAAATAAAAAGACCCGCAATCTGTTGTAGATTAGGGGTCTTTTTTATCAATCAGCGGCTGGAACAACCGGTGTGTTGGCATCAACCGTCGGCGGCAACAAAGATGTGCCATCTTCGACGGGGGCGGTTTGTTCGACCCCTGCACCATCTGTCAGGCCATTCACAACGGATCCATCTGCTGAATTATTGGCCGCAATGATGGTCATCGCAACCGACGCCGCCATAAAGCCTGCGCCCAGAAACCATGTGACTTTGCCCAGAGCGGTCGCCGCGGACCGGCTGGACATCACGCCACCGCCGGCACCACCACCGCCGCCCATTCCAAGACCGCCCCCTTCTGACCGCTGCAACAGCACGACAGCAATCAACGCCAGAGCGAAGA carries:
- a CDS encoding transporter substrate-binding domain-containing protein encodes the protein MMKLLLTTAALAITAGFALADGHSVVRMGTEGAYPPYNFLNDNGEVDGFERELGDELCARAELTCEWVTNEWDSIIPNLVSSNYDTIIAGMSITDERDEVIDFTQNYIPPASSAYVALSADVDVTGGVVAAQAATIQAAHVAESGAALIEFATPEETVAAVRNGEADAVFADKDYLVPLVEASGGELTFAAADVQLGGGVGMGLRESDAELKEKFDAAITSMKEDGTLNAMIIKWFGEDAATY
- a CDS encoding CTP synthase — protein: MARYVFITGGVVSSLGKGLASAALGALLQARGFSVRLRKLDPYLNVDPGTMSPFEHGEVFVTDDGAETDLDLGHYERFTGVAARNTDSVSSGRVYSSVLEKERRGDYLGKTIQVVPHVTNEIKDFLAVGDDEVDFMLCEIGGTVGDIEGLPFFEAIRQFAHGRPRGECIFMHLTLLPYLAASGELKTKPTQHSVKELQSIGIAPDVLVCRSEHPIPDREREKIALFCNVRKEAVVAAYDLKSIYEAPLAYREQGLDQAVLDAFGISPAPQPSMGKWRDVQDRTLNTDGEVKVAIVGKYIQLEDAYKSIKEALTHGGMANRVRVKVEWVDAEVFDSEDAAPYLEGYDAILVPGGFGERGTEGKIKAAQFARERKVPYLGICLGMQMAVIEAARNVAGLTAAGSEEFDHEAGKKRFEPVVYHLKEWVQGNAKVQRKTDDDKGGTMRLGAYDAVLTEGSKVAEIYGGTAIEERHRHRYEVDIKYRKQLEECGLQFSGMSPDGRLPEIVEWKDHPWFIGVQFHPELKSKPFLPHPLFADFVRAAVDNSRLV
- a CDS encoding ABC transporter permease, which produces MYSYCTDPETLTGLTWLSCYLTTGKHLAFYSAFGTVLLLLAITAPLSMAFGFVGATSARSQFAPLSWIGKAYIAVVRGVPDIAFFLFFVIALDQGFEWLRHQVKCPDWTDPIRQGSDFLVCAEAKLPLSTSPQWVHETYGFSLAVLTFAIVFGAFVANVLFGAMRAVPRAQVETAEAYGMSHRQSFWRIIVPQMWVYALPGLSNLWMVLIKATPLLFLLGVEDIVYWARELGGTKTPQFTDYPHGDWRMWYFLALLVFYLAFTRVSEIVLDRIMQRLTRGQATAGGEAQRKAAA
- a CDS encoding TerB family tellurite resistance protein, encoding MFERLLSHFKSDPLVTPMAPEDAQHALGALLVRIAKADKAYLFQEIEQIDKILMDRFDLNPLEAARMRASCEKLETALPSTKDMAAIITRDVSEEDREAMVRAMWVISVADGQKHSSEEDVVAMASEAFGVAPERVAALLADVTG
- a CDS encoding phosphate/phosphite/phosphonate ABC transporter substrate-binding protein; amino-acid sequence: MIASLPMYDAPATIGANDRLWGLIRDALQATGIAAPSALTRSGDIWDHWINPELVFSQTCGLPYRSKLHDQVALVGAPDYGLPHAEPGYYYSVFVMRRGSETDLPEDWADLKFAFNQDHSQSGWAAPITHLADQNVTLTNTYFSGGHRNSAADVAFGKADIASLDAVTWNMIQAENGIATQLTTVGRTAATPAMPYITAKSNDAARIRQAVGAALDQLAVEDQKILNLWGIADISMDQFLDVPTPAMLQTD
- a CDS encoding ABC transporter permease; this encodes MSCWETIADYGLRSLGHGERLLPRSDFTLCQQFTLIGSGLLWNIYFGVLALVTGFALATAVALGKASTNWWLRKPAEWFIFLFRGSPLFIQFFFAYFVFLSLKGQYDFFDPFTSAWLGALIVLFLNTAAYSGEIFYGALQSIPKGDTEAADAYGITGMPRFRRIVWPTMLRLAWPSYTNEAIFLFHATTLVFFSGFPARGQQGDALYYARYFADKTFNPFIPYPILAGYFILLTLVVIGIFGVINRRLNRHLPGNQRTKMRIRPNLIR
- a CDS encoding TerB family tellurite resistance protein; translated protein: MISEFFRRLTGQAPEPFQDVDARLALGALLVRLAKSDGEYAVAEIARIDRILSARYDLNQVEAAQLRAQCEAIEHEAPDTVRFTRAIKDAVAYEDREAVIEALWEVVLADGVRDHDEDALIRMVAPMLGVKDQDSAHARRRVEARSA
- a CDS encoding ABC transporter ATP-binding protein, whose amino-acid sequence is MTKNVIEIRNLHKSYGSLEVLKGVDIVAPAGHVVSLIGSSGSGKSTLLRCANLLEDSQMGDVMFNDEPVTWKGEGLARRPADKAQMIRIRTNLSMVFQQFNLWAHMTILQNVMEAPVTVLKRDPNEVEASARKYLDKVGIGDKCDVYPAQLSGGQQQRAAIARALCMEPQALLFDEPTSALDPELEQEVVKVIKDLATEGRTMVIVTHDMKLAADVSDHVVFLHQGKIEEEGAPKDLFGNPKTERLRGFLSHTAH
- the secG gene encoding preprotein translocase subunit SecG; the encoded protein is MENVVLVILLIFALALIAVVLLQRSEGGGLGMGGGGGAGGGVMSSRSAATALGKVTWFLGAGFMAASVAMTIIAANNSADGSVVNGLTDGAGVEQTAPVEDGTSLLPPTVDANTPVVPAAD